A genome region from Staphylococcus capitis subsp. capitis includes the following:
- a CDS encoding TIGR01777 family oxidoreductase: MKQYLITGGTGMVGSHLVNEIKKTDAHITILTRQDKTSNESKITYVNWSKEGWQNEVPDIDVVINLAGATLNKRWTKSHKQVMMVSRIQSTQALYELFENRTQKPEVLFNASAMGYYPPDLYYSYTELYKTLPFDFLSDIVYQWERFANKFKDFGTRVVLGRFGLILSDTGGALQMMELPYRFYVGGKLGSGQQWYSWIHIDDLIRGILFTIDNEDAQGPFNLTAPIPERQNLFGYTLARAMHKPHETWAPKLAMRLVLGEMSTVVLDTQKVLPNKLHALGFEFKFNNLKNALDDLVKA, from the coding sequence ATGAAACAATATTTAATTACTGGTGGAACTGGAATGGTAGGTTCACATTTAGTAAATGAAATTAAAAAAACAGACGCACATATTACTATCTTGACTAGACAAGATAAAACTTCTAATGAATCAAAAATCACCTACGTCAATTGGTCCAAAGAAGGTTGGCAAAATGAAGTTCCTGATATAGATGTAGTTATCAACTTGGCAGGTGCAACACTCAATAAACGTTGGACAAAATCACACAAACAAGTCATGATGGTTAGTCGTATTCAATCTACACAAGCTTTATATGAGTTGTTTGAAAATCGTACGCAAAAGCCAGAAGTTTTATTTAACGCAAGTGCAATGGGATACTATCCTCCTGACTTATATTACAGTTATACAGAATTATATAAAACTTTACCTTTTGATTTTCTATCAGATATTGTTTACCAATGGGAACGTTTTGCAAATAAATTTAAAGACTTTGGAACACGAGTAGTTCTAGGAAGATTTGGACTTATTCTTTCTGATACAGGTGGCGCATTACAAATGATGGAATTACCGTATCGTTTTTACGTAGGTGGTAAATTAGGTTCTGGTCAACAGTGGTATTCTTGGATTCATATTGATGATTTAATCAGAGGTATTTTATTCACTATAGATAATGAAGATGCACAAGGTCCTTTCAATTTAACTGCACCAATCCCTGAAAGACAGAACTTATTTGGATATACTTTAGCTAGAGCAATGCATAAACCACATGAAACTTGGGCACCAAAATTAGCAATGCGGTTAGTTCTTGGGGAAATGTCAACGGTCGTTCTAGACACTCAAAAGGTTTTACCAAATAAGTTACACGCACTCGGCTTTGAGTTTAAATTTAACAATTTAAAAAATGCGTTAGATGATTTAGTTAAAGCCTAA
- a CDS encoding DUF4887 domain-containing protein has product MSGLAKIISTTIVLLLLIGLAFGIFSFVDSSKKANERLNSDKTEQNDKKKNDKKDKDQDKDKDKKKDKDNSKDTKVNKTQQATQQTQQSQQARQTQQTQQTQQTQQTQQRKQSTQQTPNTSKKTQQTPTQQRNTQEKQTQQHKAEPRSSQQTQEAQTEEKTTEKSKSENKGDNKTQEQPSSEEKSSSQQPSSQQPSSQQNDSKQQSQSNNSNSNNQSVQRNTSQSQQSSNQSNSTQERSSNQSSSNQNSSNNSSQSSNED; this is encoded by the coding sequence ATGAGTGGTTTGGCAAAAATAATTAGTACCACTATAGTATTACTTTTATTAATTGGCTTAGCATTTGGAATATTCTCTTTTGTAGACAGTTCTAAAAAAGCTAATGAGCGTCTTAACAGTGATAAAACTGAACAAAATGATAAAAAGAAAAATGATAAGAAAGATAAAGATCAAGATAAGGATAAAGATAAAAAGAAAGATAAAGATAATTCAAAAGACACTAAAGTAAACAAAACTCAACAAGCTACGCAGCAAACACAACAGTCACAACAAGCGCGTCAAACACAACAAACACAACAGACGCAACAGACACAGCAAACACAACAAAGGAAGCAGTCAACGCAACAAACACCAAATACATCTAAGAAGACACAACAGACTCCTACACAACAACGAAATACTCAAGAAAAGCAAACTCAACAACACAAGGCAGAACCACGATCATCTCAACAAACTCAAGAAGCACAAACCGAAGAGAAGACAACTGAGAAGTCCAAATCAGAAAATAAAGGTGATAATAAAACTCAAGAACAACCAAGTTCGGAAGAAAAATCATCATCTCAACAGCCTAGTTCACAACAACCAAGTTCTCAACAAAATGATAGTAAACAACAATCGCAATCAAATAATAGCAATAGTAATAATCAATCTGTTCAAAGAAATACGAGTCAGTCTCAACAATCTAGTAACCAAAGCAATAGTACTCAGGAAAGATCAAGCAATCAAAGCTCAAGTAATCAAAATTCATCAAATAATAGCTCACAAAGCTCAAATGAAGATTAA
- the gpmI gene encoding 2,3-bisphosphoglycerate-independent phosphoglycerate mutase, with protein sequence MAKKPTALIILDGFANRESEHGNAVKLANKPNFDRYYDKYPTTQIEASGLDVGLPEGQMGNSEVGHMNIGAGRIVYQSLTRINKSIEDGDFYENDVLNNAVKHVKDNNSALHVFGLLSDGGVHSHYKHLFAILELAKKQGVDKVYVHAFLDGRDVDQKSALKYIEETEAKFKELGVGQFASVSGRYYAMDRDKRWDREQKAYNAIRNFEGPTYASAKEGVEANYNNDVTDEFVEPFIIENQNNGVNDGDAVVFYNFRPDRAAQLSEIFTNQAFDGFEVEQVKDLFYATFTKYNDDVDAEIVFEKVDLHNTIGEVAQNNNLKQLRIAETEKYPHVTYFMSGGRNDEFEGERRRLIDSPKVATYDLKPEMSAYEVKDALLEELDKGDLDLILLNFANPDMVGHSGMLEPTIKAIEAVDECLGEVVDKILEMDGHAIITADHGNSDQVLTDDDEPMTTHTTNPVPVIVTKEGVTLRETGRLGDLAPTLLDLLNVEQPSDMTGESLINH encoded by the coding sequence ATGGCTAAAAAACCAACTGCCTTAATCATTTTAGATGGTTTTGCAAATCGTGAAAGTGAACATGGTAACGCTGTAAAATTAGCAAACAAGCCTAATTTTGATCGCTATTATGATAAATATCCAACCACACAAATTGAAGCAAGTGGTTTAGATGTTGGTCTTCCAGAAGGCCAAATGGGTAACTCAGAAGTAGGTCATATGAATATTGGTGCCGGTCGTATTGTTTATCAAAGTTTAACTCGCATTAATAAATCTATCGAAGATGGAGATTTCTACGAAAATGATGTATTAAATAACGCTGTTAAACATGTTAAAGATAACAATTCAGCACTACACGTATTTGGTCTATTATCAGATGGCGGTGTTCACAGTCACTATAAACATTTATTTGCAATCTTAGAATTAGCTAAAAAACAAGGTGTAGACAAAGTTTATGTTCATGCTTTCTTAGATGGACGTGATGTAGATCAAAAATCTGCACTAAAATATATTGAAGAAACTGAAGCTAAGTTCAAAGAATTAGGCGTTGGCCAATTCGCTTCAGTATCAGGACGCTATTATGCAATGGACCGCGATAAACGTTGGGATCGTGAACAAAAAGCTTATAATGCTATCCGTAACTTTGAAGGTCCAACGTATGCTTCAGCAAAAGAAGGTGTAGAAGCTAATTACAACAATGATGTTACTGATGAGTTCGTTGAACCATTTATCATTGAGAATCAAAATAATGGTGTCAATGATGGTGATGCAGTTGTATTCTATAACTTCCGTCCTGATAGAGCAGCTCAACTTTCAGAAATTTTCACTAATCAAGCATTTGATGGTTTCGAAGTTGAACAAGTTAAAGATTTATTCTATGCAACATTCACTAAATACAACGATGATGTAGATGCTGAGATCGTCTTTGAAAAAGTTGATTTACACAATACCATCGGTGAAGTGGCTCAGAATAATAACTTAAAACAACTACGTATTGCTGAAACTGAAAAGTATCCTCATGTTACTTACTTTATGAGTGGTGGTCGTAACGATGAATTCGAAGGAGAGCGTCGTAGATTAATTGATTCTCCAAAAGTTGCGACATACGATTTAAAACCTGAAATGAGTGCTTATGAAGTTAAAGATGCTCTTTTAGAGGAATTAGACAAAGGTGATTTAGATTTAATTCTTTTAAACTTTGCTAATCCTGATATGGTAGGACACAGTGGTATGCTTGAACCTACAATTAAGGCAATTGAAGCTGTAGATGAATGTCTAGGAGAAGTTGTTGATAAAATTCTTGAAATGGATGGTCATGCAATCATCACTGCAGACCATGGTAACTCTGATCAAGTGTTAACAGATGATGATGAACCAATGACTACACATACTACAAACCCTGTTCCAGTGATTGTAACTAAAGAAGGCGTAACATTACGTGAAACAGGTCGTTTAGGAGATTTAGCTCCTACATTATTAGACTTGTTAAATGTAGAACAACCTTCTGATATGACTGGTGAATCATTAATTAATCACTAA
- a CDS encoding carboxylesterase codes for MQIKLPRPFFFEEGKRAVLLLHGFTGNSADVRQLGRYLQKKGYTSYAPQYEGHAAPPEEILKSSPYVWFKDVLDGYDYLVEQGYDEIAVAGLSLGGVFALKLSLNRDVKGIVTMCAPMEGKTADTIYDGFLDYARNFKKYEGKDQETIDKEMEDFHPTETLKELSETLLRGKEQVDEVIEPILVIQAEQDKMIDPQSANYIFEHVDSEEKDIKWYHESGHVITIDKEKEQVFEDVYQFLESLDWTE; via the coding sequence ATGCAAATTAAACTACCAAGACCATTCTTTTTTGAAGAAGGAAAACGAGCTGTGTTATTGTTACATGGTTTCACTGGCAATTCAGCTGATGTGAGACAATTAGGTCGTTATCTTCAGAAAAAGGGTTATACATCTTATGCACCTCAATATGAAGGGCATGCAGCACCGCCGGAGGAAATTTTAAAATCTAGCCCTTATGTATGGTTTAAGGATGTTTTAGATGGTTATGACTACCTAGTTGAACAAGGCTATGATGAAATAGCAGTAGCTGGTTTATCACTAGGCGGGGTCTTCGCATTGAAATTAAGCTTAAATCGAGATGTGAAGGGTATTGTAACGATGTGCGCTCCTATGGAAGGTAAAACGGCAGACACTATTTATGATGGTTTCCTTGATTATGCGCGTAATTTTAAAAAATATGAAGGCAAAGATCAAGAAACGATTGATAAAGAAATGGAAGACTTCCATCCTACTGAGACGCTTAAAGAACTAAGTGAAACTTTACTTCGTGGTAAGGAACAAGTGGACGAGGTTATTGAACCTATCCTTGTTATTCAAGCAGAGCAAGATAAAATGATTGATCCTCAATCAGCAAATTATATATTTGAACATGTTGATTCTGAAGAAAAAGATATCAAATGGTATCATGAATCAGGGCATGTGATTACAATTGATAAAGAAAAAGAACAAGTTTTTGAAGATGTATATCAATTTTTAGAATCATTAGATTGGACAGAATAA
- the gap gene encoding type I glyceraldehyde-3-phosphate dehydrogenase — translation MAIKVAINGFGRIGRLAFRRIQDVEGLEVVAVNDLTDDEMLAHLLKYDTMQGRFTGEVEVIDGGFRVNGKEIKSFDEPDASKLPWGDLDIDVVLECTGFYTDKDKAQAHIDAGAKKVLISAPATGDLKTIVFNTNHDELDGSETVVSGASCTTNSLAPVAKVLNDEFGLVEGLMTTIHAYTGDQNTQDAPHRKGDKRRARAAAENIIPNSTGAAKAIGKVIPEIDGKLDGGAQRVPVATGSLTELTVVLDKQDVTADQVNEAMKQASDESFGYTEDEIVSSDVVGMTYGSLFDATQTRVMTVGDRQLVKVAAWYDNEMSYTSQLVRTLAHLAELSK, via the coding sequence ATGGCAATTAAAGTAGCAATTAATGGTTTTGGTAGAATTGGTCGTTTAGCATTCAGAAGAATCCAAGATGTAGAAGGTCTAGAAGTAGTTGCAGTTAACGACTTAACAGATGATGAAATGTTAGCTCACTTATTAAAATATGACACTATGCAAGGTCGCTTCACTGGAGAAGTTGAAGTCATCGATGGTGGATTCCGTGTTAACGGTAAAGAAATTAAATCATTCGATGAACCAGATGCAAGCAAATTACCTTGGGGAGACCTAGACATCGACGTAGTATTAGAATGTACTGGTTTCTACACTGACAAAGATAAAGCACAAGCTCACATCGATGCAGGTGCTAAAAAAGTATTAATCTCTGCTCCAGCTACAGGTGATTTAAAAACAATCGTATTCAACACTAACCATGATGAATTAGATGGTTCTGAAACAGTTGTATCAGGTGCTTCTTGTACAACTAACTCATTAGCACCAGTTGCTAAAGTTTTAAATGATGAGTTTGGTTTAGTTGAAGGTTTAATGACTACTATCCACGCTTATACTGGTGACCAAAATACTCAAGATGCTCCTCACAGAAAAGGCGACAAACGTCGTGCTCGTGCAGCAGCAGAAAACATTATCCCTAACTCTACAGGTGCTGCTAAAGCAATTGGTAAAGTTATTCCAGAAATCGATGGTAAATTAGACGGTGGAGCTCAACGTGTTCCAGTTGCAACAGGTTCATTAACTGAATTAACAGTAGTATTAGATAAACAAGATGTAACAGCTGATCAAGTAAATGAAGCAATGAAACAAGCTTCTGACGAATCATTCGGTTACACTGAAGATGAAATCGTATCTTCTGACGTTGTAGGTATGACTTATGGTTCATTATTCGACGCTACTCAAACTCGTGTAATGACTGTTGGTGACCGTCAATTAGTTAAAGTTGCAGCTTGGTACGACAATGAAATGTCTTACACTTCTCAATTAGTTCGTACATTAGCTCACTTAGCTGAACTTTCTAAATAA
- the tpiA gene encoding triose-phosphate isomerase — protein sequence MRTPIIAGNWKMNKTVQEAKDFVNELPTLPDPKEVESVICAPTIQLDALVTSVKEGKAQGLKIGAQNAYFEESGAYTGETSPVALADLGVKYVVIGHSERRDYFHETDEEVNKKAHAIFNHGMTPIICVGESDEEREAGKANEVVGNQVKKAVEGLSEDQLKEVVIAYEPIWAVGTGKSSTSEDANEMCAHVRKTLADLSSQDVAEATRIQYGGSVKPNNIKEYMTQSDIDGALVGGASLKVEDFVQLLEGAK from the coding sequence ATGAGAACACCAATTATAGCCGGAAACTGGAAAATGAATAAAACAGTTCAAGAAGCTAAAGATTTCGTAAACGAATTACCAACATTACCTGATCCTAAAGAAGTAGAATCAGTAATTTGTGCACCAACAATCCAATTAGATGCTTTGGTTACTTCTGTCAAAGAAGGTAAAGCACAAGGATTAAAAATCGGTGCTCAAAACGCTTACTTTGAAGAAAGTGGTGCTTACACTGGTGAAACATCACCTGTAGCTTTAGCTGATTTAGGTGTTAAATATGTCGTTATTGGTCATTCAGAACGTCGTGATTATTTCCATGAAACTGATGAAGAAGTAAACAAAAAAGCTCACGCAATCTTCAATCATGGTATGACACCAATCATTTGTGTAGGTGAATCAGATGAAGAACGTGAAGCAGGTAAAGCAAATGAAGTTGTAGGTAATCAAGTTAAAAAAGCTGTAGAAGGCTTATCTGAAGATCAACTTAAAGAAGTTGTTATTGCTTATGAACCGATTTGGGCTGTCGGCACTGGTAAATCTTCTACTTCAGAAGATGCTAACGAAATGTGTGCACACGTACGTAAAACATTAGCTGACTTATCTAGCCAAGATGTTGCTGAAGCAACTCGTATCCAATATGGTGGTAGTGTTAAACCAAACAATATTAAAGAATACATGACTCAATCAGATATTGATGGTGCATTAGTAGGTGGCGCATCATTAAAAGTTGAAGATTTCGTACAATTATTGGAAGGTGCAAAATAA
- the secG gene encoding preprotein translocase subunit SecG, with translation MHTLIIVLLIIDCIALVTVVLLQEGKSNGLSGAISGGAEQLFGKQKQRGVDLFLHRLTIILAIIFFVLMFCISYLGM, from the coding sequence ATGCATACATTAATCATCGTTTTATTAATTATAGATTGTATTGCATTAGTGACTGTTGTATTACTCCAAGAAGGTAAAAGTAATGGACTTTCAGGTGCTATTAGTGGTGGCGCAGAACAGTTATTTGGGAAACAAAAACAACGTGGCGTCGATTTATTCTTGCATAGATTAACAATTATTTTAGCTATTATTTTCTTCGTACTTATGTTCTGTATCAGTTACTTAGGTATGTAA
- the eno gene encoding surface-displayed alpha-enolase: MPIITDVYAREVLDSRGNPTVEVEVLTESGAFGRALVPSGASTGEHEAVELRDGDKSRYLGKGVTKAVENVNEIIAPEIVEGEFSVLDQVSIDKMMIQLDGTNNKGKLGANAILGVSIAVARAAADLLGQPLYKNLGGFNGKQLPVPMMNIVNGGSHSDAPIAFQEFMILPVGAESFKESLRWGAEIFHNLKSILSERGLETAVGDEGGFAPKFEGTEDAVETIIKAIEKAGYKPGEDVFLGFDCASSEFYENGVYDYTKFEGEHGAKRSAAEQVDYLEELIGKYPIITIEDGMDENDWEGWKQLTDRIGDKVQLVGDDLFVTNTEILSRGIEQGIGNSILIKVNQIGTLTETFEAIEMAQKAGYTAVVSHRSGETEDTTIADIAVATNAGQIKTGSLSRTDRIAKYNQLLRIEDELYETAKFDGIKSFYNLDK; the protein is encoded by the coding sequence ATGCCAATTATTACAGATGTTTACGCTCGCGAAGTCTTAGACTCACGTGGTAATCCAACAGTTGAAGTTGAAGTTTTAACTGAAAGTGGTGCTTTCGGTCGTGCATTAGTACCATCAGGTGCTTCTACAGGTGAACATGAAGCAGTTGAATTACGTGATGGAGATAAATCACGTTATTTAGGAAAAGGTGTTACTAAAGCAGTTGAAAACGTTAACGAAATCATCGCACCAGAAATCGTTGAAGGTGAATTTTCAGTATTAGATCAAGTATCTATCGACAAAATGATGATTCAATTAGACGGTACAAACAACAAAGGTAAATTAGGCGCTAATGCTATTTTAGGTGTTTCAATCGCAGTAGCACGTGCAGCAGCTGACCTATTAGGTCAACCTTTATATAAAAATTTAGGTGGATTCAATGGTAAACAATTACCAGTTCCAATGATGAACATTGTTAACGGTGGCTCTCACTCTGATGCACCAATCGCTTTCCAAGAGTTTATGATTTTACCTGTTGGTGCTGAATCATTCAAAGAATCACTACGTTGGGGTGCTGAAATCTTCCACAACTTAAAATCTATCCTTAGTGAACGTGGTTTAGAAACTGCAGTAGGTGACGAAGGTGGTTTCGCTCCTAAATTTGAAGGTACTGAAGATGCTGTTGAAACAATCATCAAAGCTATCGAAAAAGCTGGTTATAAACCAGGTGAAGATGTATTCTTAGGATTTGACTGTGCTTCTTCTGAATTCTATGAAAATGGTGTTTATGATTACACTAAATTCGAAGGTGAACACGGTGCTAAACGTAGCGCAGCTGAACAAGTTGACTACTTAGAAGAATTAATTGGTAAATATCCTATCATTACTATCGAAGACGGTATGGATGAAAACGATTGGGAAGGTTGGAAACAATTAACTGATCGTATTGGTGATAAAGTACAATTAGTAGGTGACGATTTATTCGTTACAAATACTGAAATTTTATCTAGAGGTATCGAACAAGGTATTGGTAACTCTATCTTAATTAAAGTTAACCAAATCGGTACTTTAACTGAAACATTTGAAGCAATTGAAATGGCTCAAAAAGCTGGTTACACAGCTGTAGTTTCACACCGTTCAGGTGAAACTGAAGATACTACTATTGCTGACATTGCGGTTGCTACTAACGCAGGTCAAATCAAAACTGGTTCATTATCAAGAACTGACCGTATTGCTAAATACAATCAATTGTTACGTATTGAAGATGAATTATACGAAACAGCTAAATTTGATGGAATTAAATCATTCTATAATTTAGATAAATAA
- a CDS encoding sugar-binding transcriptional regulator, translated as MKDLIKVQQKLVPDLVDKMYRRFSILTTISQNQPVGRRSLSEHMDMTERVLRSETDMLKKQELIKVKSTGMEITNEGTEVLSQLSDYFNVYSDDHRMARAIKKKFDIKDVHVIPGDSDSNQTVKREIGRQAGQLLESILYEDAIVSVTGGSTMAYVSESIHLLPFNVFFVPARGGLGENMVYQANTISSSMAQQAGGYYTTLYVPDNVSESTYDTLMLEPSVIHTLDKIKQANVTIHGIGDALKMAHRRQSPKEVIDKLQHHQAVGEAFGYYFDAQGKVVHKVKTIGLQLEDLESKDFIFAVAGGQSKGEAIKAYLSIAPENTVLITDEAAAKVILQ; from the coding sequence GTGAAAGACTTAATTAAAGTTCAGCAAAAGCTCGTTCCTGATCTTGTTGACAAAATGTATCGACGTTTTTCAATTTTAACTACTATCTCTCAAAACCAACCAGTGGGTAGAAGAAGTTTAAGTGAACACATGGACATGACTGAAAGGGTCTTGAGATCTGAAACAGACATGTTAAAAAAACAAGAATTAATTAAAGTCAAATCAACTGGTATGGAAATCACTAATGAAGGTACAGAAGTCTTATCACAACTTAGTGATTACTTCAATGTTTATAGTGATGATCATAGAATGGCTAGAGCGATTAAGAAAAAGTTCGACATTAAAGATGTTCACGTCATTCCAGGTGATTCAGACTCAAATCAAACAGTAAAAAGAGAAATAGGAAGACAGGCTGGTCAGTTACTAGAAAGTATCTTATATGAAGATGCGATTGTTTCTGTAACTGGAGGATCTACAATGGCATATGTAAGTGAATCTATTCATTTGCTACCATTCAATGTTTTCTTTGTGCCAGCTCGTGGTGGACTAGGTGAAAATATGGTCTACCAAGCAAATACTATTTCTTCTAGTATGGCGCAACAAGCTGGTGGGTACTACACAACATTATACGTACCAGATAATGTAAGTGAGTCTACATATGATACTTTGATGTTAGAGCCATCAGTAATTCATACACTAGATAAAATTAAACAAGCAAATGTTACAATTCACGGTATTGGTGATGCGCTGAAGATGGCGCATCGACGTCAATCACCAAAAGAAGTGATTGATAAACTTCAACATCATCAAGCCGTTGGAGAAGCTTTTGGATATTATTTTGATGCTCAAGGTAAAGTAGTTCATAAAGTTAAAACAATTGGACTACAATTAGAAGATCTTGAGAGTAAAGATTTTATCTTTGCTGTAGCAGGTGGACAATCTAAGGGAGAAGCAATTAAAGCTTATCTTTCAATTGCTCCAGAAAATACTGTATTAATCACAGACGAAGCTGCAGCGAAAGTTATTTTACAATAG
- the pgk gene encoding phosphoglycerate kinase, which produces MAKKIVSDLDLKGKVVLERADFNVPLKDGEITNDNRIVQALPTIKYIIEQGGKLVLFSHLGKVKEESDKEGLSLKPVADDLSKKLGKDVTFVPETRGEKLETAIKNLKEGDVLLVENTRFEDIDGKKESKNDPELGKYWASLGDVFVNDAFGTAHREHASNVGISTHLETAAGYLMEKEIKFIGGVVNDPHKPVVAILGGAKVSDKINVIKNLVNIADKILIGGGMAYTFMKAQGKEIGLSLLEEDKIDFAKDLLENNGDQIVLPVDCKVAKEFSNDAKITEVSIDEIPSDQEAMDIGPKTVELFNKELQGAHTVVWNGPMGVFEFSNFAKGTIGVCESIANLKDATTIIGGGDSAAAAISLGFEDDFTHISTGGGASLEYLEGKELPGIKAINDK; this is translated from the coding sequence ATGGCTAAAAAAATCGTTTCTGATTTAGATTTAAAAGGTAAAGTAGTTCTCGAACGTGCAGACTTCAATGTTCCATTAAAAGATGGAGAAATTACAAATGATAACCGAATTGTTCAAGCTTTACCTACTATTAAATACATTATTGAGCAAGGCGGTAAATTAGTATTATTCTCTCACTTAGGTAAAGTGAAAGAAGAAAGTGATAAAGAAGGTTTATCTTTAAAACCTGTAGCAGATGATTTATCTAAAAAATTAGGTAAAGATGTTACATTCGTGCCTGAAACACGTGGAGAAAAACTTGAAACTGCTATCAAAAATTTAAAAGAAGGCGATGTATTATTAGTTGAAAATACTCGTTTTGAGGATATTGATGGCAAAAAAGAATCTAAAAATGATCCTGAATTAGGTAAATATTGGGCATCATTAGGTGATGTATTTGTTAATGATGCATTTGGTACAGCTCACCGTGAACATGCCTCTAACGTAGGTATTTCTACTCATTTAGAAACAGCTGCTGGTTACTTAATGGAAAAAGAAATTAAATTTATTGGTGGAGTTGTAAATGATCCACACAAACCAGTTGTAGCTATCCTTGGTGGTGCCAAAGTTTCAGATAAAATTAATGTTATCAAAAACTTAGTTAATATCGCCGATAAAATTTTAATTGGTGGCGGTATGGCTTATACATTTATGAAAGCGCAAGGTAAAGAAATCGGTCTTTCATTATTAGAAGAAGATAAAATTGATTTCGCTAAAGATTTATTAGAAAACAATGGCGATCAAATCGTTTTACCAGTAGATTGTAAAGTAGCTAAAGAATTCTCTAATGACGCGAAAATCACTGAAGTTTCAATTGATGAAATCCCATCAGACCAAGAAGCGATGGATATTGGTCCTAAAACTGTTGAATTATTTAATAAAGAACTACAAGGTGCTCATACAGTAGTATGGAATGGACCTATGGGTGTATTTGAATTCAGTAACTTTGCAAAAGGTACTATCGGTGTATGTGAATCAATCGCTAACTTAAAAGATGCTACTACAATTATTGGTGGCGGTGATTCTGCAGCAGCAGCTATCTCACTAGGTTTCGAAGATGACTTTACCCATATTTCTACTGGTGGCGGTGCCTCATTAGAATATTTAGAAGGTAAAGAATTACCAGGTATTAAAGCAATTAATGATAAATAA